The genome window TTATTGTAGGAGTACCCTCTCTGTTtagcttaaggaattgataccgaaaaGCAGCCAAAATGTATTATACACCAATAGCAATAGGCCTCCATGTAACATCTAATTGGAGCCGCAGTGTTTAGAATGCGAACCACTGGCACTGCACAACTCCCCAATTTCTTATCAACACCCAGTGAACCATTTTAAACATGCAAACTTTGCCTCACAGCCAGAATGATATTGCACACATATTATTTCAGTCTATGTCTTCACATCTTCTTCTTGTGACGTATGCCGGATTCCACTACATATTTACAAGATTCATATTGGGCAGAATGCTCCACAAGCTAGGCATCTTGGAGCCAAATAATGATAAGCACAACCGATATATTTAGTGACACACCAATGCAGGAAACTATGAACAACACAATTGGCACAAACGAGAGCTCTATAGTCGAGAAAGAGAACTGCTTGAACCGTGTTTTGGCAAATTGAAGTATAGCTCCATACAACATATTTGTATCAATTTTACGTACGGTTCCCAAGGTCGGTGAATTGACTGAAAATGCAGCTCCAACACTCAAGATTGATGGTGCCCTTTCATAGTTGTCATTTCCGATATCTTCCAAATTTCATGTGCAAGCAGGTTATCTTCTTGTACACGGCCAGTCGAGGCCACCACACGCAGCAGATACGATGAAATAGATAATGATCTGAAAAAAGAAGATGCGGAAACCTTACCTCAACTCTGAGGTTAAAATCATGTAGAAGGCAACAGAAGTTTCACTAAGCTGAACCAACTGAACTATTTGGCTGAAGCTCACTTCTGAAAAGAACCCCATTTGGCTAATGTCCACTAAGGAACTCTATTGTCATACCTGCTTTACTCACGCCAAACACATGCTTCATATTATTTATCTATTCTAGAAATTGTGCATACTTACAATCACCACAAGAACAATGATGACGGTTAGTTTTATATTTTTAATCCACAGCGATCTCGCCAAGTGCCTGCTGGTTTTCTTGAATGATATCGACTGCAAGAAGGAAAGAGTCATTAAgaaatcatgtaattgagaagTCAGTCTGCAAGAGGTAAAGATACCTATGTACCTTTGTAGAAGCATATAGATTTACAGATAGATGGTACAGCATTCCTTCTTTTGAGACCTCATCTTGCTCAGGAGAATCAGATTTATACTTACGCTAGAGCTTAGATCTTCAGTTTTATCAACTAATAATTCTAACCGTTCCCCTCGGGCAGCAATATTATCTGAAATGGACATTACAAAATTTATCAAAACTTCGTGATTAGAATAAACACAAAGACTGTGCATAACCATAAGATACATAATATATGCATCTTAGCTCATTACTTGTACATCCAAAAACCAGCCTCTCTATGACTAATATTTTGATTTACAACTAAAATGCTCTTGATTTTCACCAACATTTAAAATGCAATACGCTGATATCACAAGACCCTGCTTACCTATGTTTTTGACCATTATTCCTTTCAACTCTTCCACCTCTCCTTGGACCTTAGCAACTTGATCCTGCTCAACATGTCTATTTTCGGAATAATGTCTCTGGAAAAGGATGGAAGTCTAGAGGTAAGCTGTCTACAATGTGATCTTGATGTGTTGTATCAATAGACACTGCATCAAGGAATGTAAAGGAATGAACTATATTTCCAGCAAACTAACACTGTTATTCAGAACTTACAATCTGTGCAGCCAATGATCTGGAGAATTCACTGTTCATTGCAAACGGGAGGGCTGTCTGAGCTCGTGAACCATACTGGGTCTGAAACCTGGAAAAAATTTCAGTGTAATGAGCAAAAAAAGCAGTTCTTTTCAGCAATGTGAGAGATTTTCACTCTCTGTTACAATTTGACCCCCTTGCTACTGCCTATAGTCATGATAGCCCCCTTTACAATGTCAATTCCACTCTGTCACATGTTAGGTTCTGATACTGTATCTTTTGAAAACCAACTTGCGATCAAGTGAGTTGATATTTTTGAATAGCAAGCACTTGCCTTCGTTTGATATCATTGAGGAAGAGAAACGCTCTCGACCTTTCGAAGTCCTGAAAAAAGCAAATGAAACGGATCATTCAACAACAATAGGATATGCCCTGGAACAGTACTTCTACTGGGAATAGAATTAGCACCACAAATGGGTCAGTATTCAAACAAGGTAAATACAGAAATACAAGCAGCTTGCATGCACAGGAATGCATCAAGCATTTTCTTGTACATGAACAGTTGTTACTAAACATCTGTCACACTGCCAGTGTATGACATTGAATAACGACCTACAATGTTTTGTTATTTCTATTCTATGGTGATGCCACAAGGAACAACAATTTACATTTGAATGCGCTTTTGACAGAAATTGCGCACCACAATGAATTGGGGTTTGAGcttttgatttgatgttttttttgcttAGTCTTTGATAATCAGAAACATTCATCCGGTTCTCAAGTACTTACATCATCTGTTATACAGAGGTAGATGATTCTATCCTCACAGATATAGTGAAACAGATAGCTGAAAGGGAATACTGAAATATGAATCCACTGCTTGTGACAGTCAGAAGATGTCACATAGTTCAGGAACTTACAGCATAATATCAAAGGGAATCAAGAATAACAAAAATGTCTGCACCCATCATCCTTTTACGAAAATCCGAATACATCAATTAAGTCCATAAAGCCATCAGAGGATATAGAGTctgaattttgtgcagatttCTAGtcctacaaatatttttttaatcggCCAATTATCAAAATTCTTACCTTCCATGTGAATATGTCAACTTCGCATTCTCTGGAGATATCTTTGACAGGACTAATTCTGTGACCTCTGAAAAGTTTCCTGCACAGCTGGCATACTTGGCCAAGACAGCTGGCCCACGGGCCACCACTGCATAAATAATGGGCATGGTCTATATTGTCATGAACTTTGATTCTGGAACGACCAAAAAACACATTTGAACACATGAGAAGTTTTATAACCCCCCTTGCTCCAAAATGAAGGTTCACAGTAATGTCCGACTCCATGATGTCATGACTATGACATGTATAAGGGGTTGTAGACATGTATAAGGGGTTGTTCAAAGACAGTAAGTAGATAGGGGGAGAAGGAAGGAATGGAGACCTCCGGTTGAACTCTTGCTCCCTCTAGGCCTAGATAGTTCTTCAACCAAAACCTATTAGGCCTATGTACTATGTAGCTGTTGTAGACACGATGTATGTACAGCTAAAGCTAGCCTTTAACTTTGACAAACTAGTCGTGACACTGACAGTGGGTATACGATATTAGTATGCAAAACTCGGCCCATTTAGCAAAAACCTTTAATGTCATCGACTTAAATAGATTCTCTAGGATATGCAGAAACTGTACTTGTGTAGAACTGCGGCATATGACCTATACATACAACAAAAATTGTTAGAAACTGACAGCAAATTGAGCAGACATTGCATGCATCACATGATCACACTATGCACTTCCGGGTGTTAGCCAAGTAATTCATAGACGGCAGCACCAGTAAGGTAGTTGCCCTTCTTGGGTTGTATacataggtggcagcatagacaattgacCTGCAACGTAGCTGAAACGTATCATGGGTAGTTTCACtctcttagctcagatggcagcacctgacagTGATGAAGACGTAATGATGTGACACGGTGTCTTCAGGGgaggaccatgttcttcagaaatcaCGTTTGGCCATTGGGAaagtagaccggcctggcccttcaAATGGATGGTCCTTTTTGCTACCTGGTGCGCCTTCTCTCCAATGGTGTGCCATTGCTCTGACCTGCACGGTGTGTCAGGTTCAACATGGGGCCCCATATGTCTCTAGTCTAttggatgtgcccccccccccccctcatagcTCACCAAGTtaccagagagtgtaccaagactttgctggatgtgccatgccccttcactgtGCGTACtttgtctgatctagatgtgtactctcccaaacatagtgcaccatgtttctacagagtggaccttgtctccaccctttggaaaaatatgtctcattttcacatggtgaatacctgttcattttcataaagggattgcatgaaatcagaacatcagacctgaagagacagcagatactgcaacaactaTACCATAatatgctggcacaaccagacctgatagacaggagcaGTCTTCCAACATCCAGTGTCTTCGCCGCATCGGCCATAATATTGGTCCTTTTGAAGGGGCTAAAGTCAGTTTTTCCctctgagacagtcacaatctcacAGGACACATCCTCCCCTGGGACAGTCACAGTCATCCAGCCTGGTAAAGACACCCTGCACAGATTTCAGAAATGCAGGGACAGGGATCTACTGAACTGAAATATCTCGCTTGTGTTCAACGCAGTGGCACCTGGGGATTCATTTAGCAGTTCCTGGCAGGGAGGCAGCTGGAGGTGAGCAGCAGTGCTTACTCCTGGAAATCTCAGTAGAATTTGTTGATTTTTGAGGCCAAGTATGATCTTCTCTCCATTTTTTCTCCTCAATGGAACAAAGCTTTGGTCTCCTAAACTGGGAACTTCCACTTTCCAACATCAGCAGGCACTTGTGAGGACTAAAACTGGGAACAGCTGTAGGCTACTTTCCAATCTTATGAATTAACAGAAATAAACTTATTTATTGTTCATATAATTATATTTATTATTCATTGATACTCTCCATTACACATCCGGCAAACAGGAACATGTTTGCAGTTAATAAAACTCACACCACTAACCCCCCAGCCCCTCCTTCCTTTGTCCCATTCTTAATTCAGACAGAACCAGTCCAGGAAAGTGCAAAGGCATAGTTAGAATGGCACAAGCTACATCTTCTCCACTGGGGTGATTCCTAGGATATTAAATCCGGCCGTCATGATGCTTGATGTGGCTTCACACAGCAGAAGACGACTCATGTGTACCTTTATAACCTCACCTGCAACAAAGATGGAATAGATATAGTTGGGCCTATTTCGAGAAAAGCATACTTGGAGACTTAATTCACGGTCAGTTAGCGTGGAACCTTTCTTAGTGGaaaccctctctattagggacagtgattttggtcctCAATTGGTTGTTTCTGAACAATtgaacctctgtaatcaggacacgtGCCCATTTAGGACGTCATTCGTCAGTCCCAATGTTGTCATCAACAGAGCGGTTATCAATCTACCGGTAATGCATATTTGATGACATCGTTCTGGAGAAGACGTACCAGTTTTCCGGTCCTTCTCGACACAATAGCAAACATCATAGAAATCAGTGAACACCTGGGACAACTCATACAGGTACTCGCAAAGCGTGTGGAGAAACAAATCATCCAGGATTCTGCAGATGATTTCTGTGAATTTGAGGATTGTTATGGCCAGTCTCCATTCTGTCGGATGTTCCAGTGCCAGTGGGGTAGTAGCTGCAGCTTGCCTGAGACCCTCGGATGTCTGGCCGGCATTTCGAATTATAGACCTGAAATGACAGTTATTTgtgtcagatgatgtgccaaATGTTTAAATCTTCACATGGTCTGATTCCACCTCTGATATTTCACACTCTTATTTCAACTCTTATTTCACACTGCTCAGGCATGTCTTGGGGTAATAGTTACCTAATCCTGGTGCAAGCATAGAGGAGGTAAACAGCTGTATTGCCTTTATCATCCAACATCTGCAAGGACAGAAGGTGTGGAAACATTTCAATACAGGACTTGTTTACAAAGGCTGAGGATCAATTAATTGATAAAAATATGGCATTTAGCTGCTCTAACTTTAACAAACTCCCAATCATTCACAAAAATTCCACACAATTAAAAGAACTTTCGGAACACTATGGAATAGATGGCACAGTTTAATTAGTTTAAAACATGTTTAATCAGCTGAGATTTTAGCAGAAGCCAATCTAGTAGCTATTTTTGGATCATCATTTCCCTTGTCGAACATAACTAATTCACAAGAGTGAACTGGTAGATTAGTTCCTCGCACgttcatgaaaataaatgaggGAAATTCGCTGCGTACATTACCCTATATGAAGAGGCCAAGAAGATTTTCATTGAAATCGTTCAAGCAGTATTCTATTTCTTACAAACTGACAAAAGGCATGACCGCTTTTTTAATCGCACTTGATTTTTTAAAGATTATTAGCATTTTAGTGTTCTCAAACCTGACTGCTCTTATTCCTTCCAATAGCCTAAACTTTAAAACGTCTGATGCTGACATCACATGCTAAGCAGACAAGGCCAGAATCGACCATTCcatggaaagctctcaatgagcattTCCTGACAAAAAAAGATTGCCAACTTCCTACGTTTGCCTCTTCAGCGCCAGAACATGAATGATCTGATGAGATAGGGACATGGCTTGTCAATCCTGGCAGGGTGTTGTTACAGACAGGTGGCCAGCCTCCAGAATGCTTGTTTACCCCAACAACTGTTCCGGTCAGATAAAAACCTCTCAGAAGCAGGACTTGATGCACTGCTCGATTTGTTTTTATCTCGACTTTGCCCATTTCTTGTCCTTTCTCACAGGCATCTTGTTTAGCATCATCAAAACATTATACCTATAATCAGCTCCTTTCTATGGGTAAAATATGAACTTTGAAAATCTCCTTTGCCCCAGTCGACAACTTGATGGGTTAAAATCAATTCCATCTGTTTACCTCCTTGATAAACTCCTTGAGCCAAAGCTGTAATGCCAAACATTATTACCTCCGTTCATTTTAATCATCACCCCACAACATCAAATAATCAAACAAGATTTGCAGTACATATATCCGGCTTGTGAGGTGTGTGCCACGGTGCATGCTGTGGACTTGGCCATAAGACAGGATCAGATTTCTAAGATACAATGTGGCGTAGTAATTGGTTCGTTGGCTGGATTCTGAACAATTCATTGGCGTAGTCTCAAGGTTGAAGGTTTGAATGGCAGAATAGCACCATCAAAACAAGGAAAGTTGTTTTAATCGATTTGGCCCGTTTTCAAAAAAAGTAATTATTTTGCCAGAAAGGGCTGGCGTCAAGCTAAATTGTCAACAGCACACTTCCAAAGTACAAACACACATCTTTACCTTCAATAATATCTTGAACATGACTTTGATGTATCAAAATATCGATGTAGAACATAAAACACCCGTCACACTTCCCAGTTTCAATCTCTTCATTAACTTACCTTATCAAAGGAGAAGACATAATCGAGATTACGTTTGTGGGAGAGATCAGCATACTTGATGCAGCCATAGGCAATTGCATTCTCAGCAGCCTTTAGTTCTTCTTTATTCAACACCTGAAACAAGTAAAGGGGTTACAAATAACTTCAATGGTCAATCAGACCTATGATAGAATGCCTGATTCACCCCAATGGAACAGTTGGAAACTAAAATGGAAGAATCGTCCTCAGCAAATGAAAAGAACAGTGACTCACAATACTTTGATATTTAATGATTTATAGTTTTCGACATTTTGATATAGTCAATAATGTAATACCAAAAATACAATTAGCAAttcgaaacaaccaatttttgtGGCTTGATTATAGGAACAATTGACATCCATCAATTAATTGATAGGCTTAATGCAGTCCTTTGCAGGACTAACTTCAAAGGTGAGCACAACAACCATGTAATATCGGGAATAGTATGATGAATGCATCGGATTTAAGCTGATGATATTATTTGATGGAAGACAAGACAATAACTCTGCATTAGGGCGGAGAACTCCGGAAGACGCATCCATCTTCTTATCGAGGCAGGGAAACTCATTTGTTTTATTTATCAGGTATATGAGGGGACAGggtgatcagtggcagagtATAGTAAGAGCACGAGGCTCATAACCAGGAGGTCATCTTGCGAGTTGTTCGCTTCAGTCGATGAGATATTCCTTGACCGTCGGCTTCAAATTACTTTTTGTTTGGGTAGGATGAAATTAGCAGGTGCCAGCAAAATCCCTAAATTGACATTCTGCTCACCTTGTGACGTTCTTTTTGCTCGAGACTTGCCCTTGCCTTTGCCAGACCTTCATCCAACAGATCTACAAGACGCACTGTGTCACCAGACCGTGTTTTGAACTTTTTCCTgaaatgagaaagtgacgtGCACATGTAACGGggcaaatgaaacggccaggggccattgtgctcaccgtatacatcttttagtaggcaggatcatgcttagtttagaggtgaatatggtgaacacaatcaggcatgaagactttttttagatgtgtattgatgtcaagtaataagacagggcagtatatataagtttatgatccaaccaataattgtctatgacatcaacaagatcaatatcgtgtgattgctaagagtccctgcaataaaaaattcatcgaaaaaaagtcattaataagcgagatattgcacgtcctactttttcagttttgaccccctggtggccaaatcaagaatcagatcaggccaaaattcggtgtcagagattatctgatgtagggggttacatgtaccaactttcaagttcatagctttagcagttaagaaacgtgccatagttacactcgaacggtcaatttacgccatttgacctctgtgacatagaaaaggaggtcaaatccaaaaatcataggagatgtgatgtatccttgctaggagtccctgccataaaattttatcgaaaacaattcactcaaataagcaagatattgcacttcttcctttttccgttatggccccctggtggccgaataaagaatcagatcaggccaaaattcgacatcagacgttatctgatgtagggggttatatgcaccaagtttcaagttcatagctttactgattaagaaacgtgccatagtttacactctaacagccaatttacgccatatgacttctgtgaccttgaaaagtaggtcaaattgaaaacccgtataacatgtgatgtattcttcctaacagtacctaccataaaaattttatcgaaaacaagtcacttataagcgagatatcacactttttagatttccacttttggccccctggtggcaaagttaggaatcagatcgaaccaaaattcagcaccagaggctatgtgatatagggggttatatgtaccaagtttcaagttcatagctttagtggttaagaaacgtgccatagtttacactctaatggccaatttacgccatatgacctctgtgaccttgaaaagtaggtcgaattgaaaacccgtacaatataaaatgtatatttgctatgagtacctacaacaaaagttttatcgaaaacaagtcacttataagcgagatatcacactttttagatttccacttttggccccctggtggcaaagttaggaatcagatcgaaccaaaattcagcaccagaggctatgtgatatagggggttatatgtaccaagtttcaagttcatagctttagtggttaagaaacgtgccatagtttacactctaatggccaatttacgccatatgacctctgtgaccttgaaaagtaggtcgaattgaaaacccgtacaatataaaatgtatatttgctatgagtacctacaacaaaagttttatcgaaaacaagtcacttataagcgagatatcacactttttagatttccacttttggccccctggtggcaaagttaggaatcagatcgaaccaaaattcagcaccagaggctatgtgatatagggggttatatgtaccaagtttcaagttcatagctttagtggttaagaaacgtgccatagtttacactctaatggccaatttacgccatatgacctctgtgaccttgaaaacaaggtcaaattaaaaacccgtatattataaaatgtatatttgctatgagtacctacaacaaaagttttatcgaaaacaagtcactaataagcgagatatcacactttttagatatcgacatttggccccctggtggccaaacagagaatcagatcggaccgaaaatcagtgtcagaggtcagctgacctagggcattctgtgtacaaagtttcaagttcatagccctagcagttaagaaacgtgccactgttaggatacgacgacgacgacgacgacgacgacgacgacgacgacgacgacgacgacgacgacgacgacgacgacgacgacgacgaacacagcgctatcatatagactccccttacggtgagccaaaaagtaatATCCCGCCCCAgttaacctacatgtacatcaaagcaCCATACCTGCCCATTGCAAAGTTGGAATAGTCATCAACACAAATTTACAAATCCCTGAGGGCACAACATCGAAGTtttcatattgaaattcaaTAACAACGACAAAGTTTGGATGTGAAGGCTGTTACCTGATTTAGCCCACTCAGGACCAAGAGAGGATTTTCAATTCCACAACATGATTATATCATTTTGTCAGAAGAAGTGATAGAAACATGACAATTAATTAAGATATTACAAAAGACTCGTCTTCATCAGTTCTTGGTGTTGAATCCTTATTCCATGAAATAGACAGCTCCTAGATTCTAAGGGTTATGGGTTAAATGGGTTGATTCCCAATGGCTTGCCTCCATTTAGCAATAGCGCTAACCAGAAACAGGAAGCATGACTATCTGGACACTGCACTCATTACGACTAATGAGACCAACAGCCCATTCCGCTGATGAGACAGGAGCTGTATCCTATTCCTACCCTAGATTATCCACGGACCATAACACCAGATACCTATCTCCACTGAGGTGTATTATATTCTATACAGCTTTCATCCCACCGCAGAGGATGACATTCATGTACCACCTATACTACAATACcacttttataaaaaaaactttccatttcatttatattttgttttgatttcaatTCATGTCTTCCCATTTCATACAGATGCCCTTGGGGAGATGACCAATATGGCTGGTAATTTATTGTGACAACCTGCATCAACAAACCAGAACAAGTAACCATAGTGAAGCATCCCTTCAATATCGATAAAAAAACTTTTCGCTAGATGCAGCCCTGGGAATAGTAATAACTCAAACCATAATGCAACAATGAAAATGTGTCCCACACGAACACTTGGAATGCTCAAGTTCAAAGTCACAAATCCATTACACCGCCACCAGGGGTTTTAGAGGCTGATAATTCCACTATTTCACCCAATTTCCTCGAATTTCAGTCCTCTTCTTTCTTTTGTATTTACCAACTCCAGGTAAATCGTTACTAAGTGAGACGTCATTGCGGCGTTCTCCTGCGTCATCAAGGTATTGGCCAATCATTCATACTTGAAGAGCACAAGGACTCCGAGCCAATCAGAGCGACGGTATCGAGACTTCACTCACCCCCGGGGAGATTGTGCTCGTATAAAGACATTAGGAGTCGGAACATGCTCTAGAATGAAACTTTTAAGACCAGCTCATCATTCCACTCGATTCATTTTCCTGGGTTTATTTATTGATAGGAATATGTGGTGGCATCATTGCTAGGATAGCTCAACTGCTAGGATGTGGGGATCATAACAGCTCTGGACATATAAGATGTAGGGTTACCTAACAGCATAGCTCTTAGAATGGATAACATTCCTGTGTTTGCATTCTGGATAGGTAGTTGACAATACATGCTTTGGGTAAGTTAAGTTTTGCTATTGTTGTAATCAAACGTTTTCAGTAAGATTGCAATAGCTCTGGACATGTACCATGTAGGGTTAGCTGAAATCCAACCTCTTAGAATGGACAACATCAAAGTGAATACATTCCTGGAAAGGTAAGGTAGTTAATGTTACAtgcattaggcaggttgaacACTTCGACTTTAATTTAATCAAGATCATGATAGCACCGGACATGATGCAGGGTTTGCTAAAATCTAACCTCTGTCTTTTGGGTAACATTTCTGCGATTGCATTCTGGACAGGTAGTTATTAACAATACATGTTTTGGGTAAGTGACTTCTTTCATCTAGCATTTGTTCAGTCACATTATAGCTTTTTTGTCAAACATTTTGTTCATCCAAATTTACGCTCAGAGATTGTCGGGACAACTGCACGCCTGTACGAAGGTCGCTGACAAATTGTTTAAGAATGGAGAATCGCTGGAGCAGCTACCTTGCTTCTGACATGCCACTGGTCCAAACTTTCCACTGGTACTACAAAAAATACAGAATAATTTGTTTTAAAGATGGATGACTCTTTACTGTTTGTAAAACAGATTGATGGAACTCGATTATCAATACTTTGACATTTAATAGAAATGTATCAATAATTGAAGGTTATTATATAGGAATTGTTAGCTATTATGGATTTTCAGAATGAAACAAATCAGAGCTGCATTTATTCTGCCAATCAATAATTCACAATATTTTTATACATTTGTATTATTAGACAGATGATTCACCATGAACCATCAATTATACATCAAACGATTCCAAAATATCTCTGCGTTTCCAAAAACAGCTTTACTTCCTATTGTTCCAATGGATTGTTAAATGGGTGTTCAGCGGCAGAAATATGAGAGGTCAAAATACACAACTTATTCATATTACCATCACATAATGCAAGCAGTTGATCAGATTACCTAATGAACAGCAGCAAAACAGGTTaacaaatcaggacacctcacggACTAGCTGCTTGGCCCTTTAACAACCACAATGATATACAGTGCCTTAGCAGGGCCATTTTGAAGGGCTCGATCTGCACCCTGTACTCTGAGCCCTGCCTTTTGAAAAGTTTCTGATGCATTTTCAGTTCAGAAGGATGTCTGCCAATTTTGCTAGCTCTTTAAAGCGCTGTCTCGCCTTACCAGATTTCTGCTATAAGACCACATTGGGCTGCCAATCCTGGCCAATCCCATGTTCATCAAAATATATCGCCATCTCATTATCAGCTAATACAATTACGGCCACAATGAGAATGTGACAAAATTCCTAATGAATTTAGCTAATCATGCCTTACTCTAAACAGGCGGTTATATCATTGTTATTAATGGTCATTACGGTAACCATGGCTATCACTCAGAGATGGGTGCCAATGTGGCGAAACAGCGACTAAAACGGCAACCATGCTAAGCTTT of Lineus longissimus chromosome 9, tnLinLong1.2, whole genome shotgun sequence contains these proteins:
- the LOC135493871 gene encoding vesicle-associated membrane protein 7-like, with product MPIIYAVVARGPAVLAKYASCAGNFSEVTELVLSKISPENAKLTYSHGSYLFHYICEDRIIYLCITDDDFERSRAFLFLNDIKRRFQTQYGSRAQTALPFAMNSEFSRSLAAQIRHYSENRHVEQDQVAKVQGEVEELKGIMVKNIDNIAARGERLELLVDKTEDLSSSSISFKKTSRHLARSLWIKNIKLTVIIVLVVIIIIYFIVSAACGGLDWPCTRR